ttgttgatttattgtttcttttacttatttttgtcattttttaaaaatttcctttCAGATGATTTTCCAGTGATAATGAGTGAAGACGAAGAGTCTTTAAATGAGACAACAGGTAAGAATTTATATAGCAACAGTGATGAGAGAATTTGGCAGAagatgtttgtttattaaatcaCTCAATCATGTTTGCCCAGATGGCTGGCAGGAGCCTCAAGAAGACAGCAGCAGTGCCCACGTGGCTTCTGGTACAAACCGTTGCGAATGCAAACATGACGACGTCCAGTGTCTGCGGTGCACTAAATGATGAGATGGAAGAGTGTGGCAACAGCCTCATTCTTCTTGAAGTGTAACCGGAGCGAATTTTGTGCTAATCCTGCAAATGCATTGCAGGGGACCTCACTGAATGGAAGCCTGTCGACTGCTCAGAGAGTGGCGCCGTCTCCCGTACTGCCGCACCGCTCGCTGAGAGCGGAGGGACCCAGGAGTCAGTCAAGAACTCCCTGACTGACTCTGTGAACCATGTGTGGCAGCACTGCTATGATACCTCGGAAAATACGCCAAATTGCAGTTACCGTTTGAGATCTCACGCAGATGAGAAGCTATACGTGTGTCTCGTGTGCTCTAAGTGTTTTTGCACCCGGAGCCAGCTCACTCGCCACTATCAAGCATGTATCTTCGCCGATTCGGAACAATATGACAAACATGCTGCTACAGAGCTGAAGAGTGAGTCTGAGGAGTCTTCTCCTAGCTCTGACTCATGCTCGCCATTAATGCTGAAGTACACCTGCCAAATATGCTTTTATGCTACTGGTAGTTTGGCACATTTTAATTGCCATTTAAGAACACACAGGGGTGAGAAACCATACATGTCTCGTACCTGGAGCCATCTGATCCGACACATTCGGACGTGCAACTATAGAGACCTCTCCAGTCTTGCTTTAAAGATGCAGAAGTGTGAGTTTTGCAAGTACGCCACTAATTCCCCATATAACTTAGGGGTCCACAAGCGAATCCATGCAGGCCAGCAATGTGCACTGGCAGTGGTTCATAACATAGAATCGGAAGTACTGAAAGTGGACATCTAAATGTATTCTAAACTTGAACTGCAAAAAGAAGACAACTGTAATGTCCATGGTAGCACTGAgcgctttttaaatatttgcatttgtattttggTTCATGTATTAGTTTTAATACTTGGCAATTTCAAACTGGACCACTGCCAGTATACTGACTATTATGAATTTTTTGCTGTATATGACTCCTTTAAAGTCAGTGAAAGTGTCTTATAGTTGCTTGCTTagtatttctgattttttcttttatgtcaTGACATAAAAACTTCTCTGTTTTTCCAGACAAATGCTGTTACTTTGCTTTGTTCTATTTTTCCttcaaataaagttttttaCTAGGCATAATGTGTTCTTTATTGTCCAACATTTCTTGAATTGAGTCCGATTGAAAATATATAGATGATCGTTGCACatgatgtgatgcaaatttatggaggtAGTAGGAGATATGAGAAAAGTAGGTCTGAAatagttgggatttgaaacaTTTCTTGACTGCTGGATGATATTGCACTTGAGTCTTGAACCTTACACAAGCAGCAACAGGAAGCCAATTGAGTGACAAAGGGAGGAGATaaatgggaatgctttggcaattTGAACACAATTCATGCTGCAGCATTCTGGATCAGCCGTAGACTGAAGAAATCAATGATTTCATCAATGGGCTTGAAGATATCTGTAGAAGAAAGAATTTGACACTGTATTGTGTTCCTGAAATTACAGAAACAGTTCTCTTTGTATGGAAGTTTGTTCCATGTTTGCTTTGTTGTGTTCGGCGACTGCTCTAAACCAACAACCAGAGACGAAAGTAGAGTTGTGAATAATCAGTTGTCATAGTGTTTGGTTTTCAGAACATAGACTTATCTTTTGTCCAGATTTTACCCTACTTCTCACCCTGTTTctgggacagactctggaccacagtgacctGCATTGGACAAATGGCTATTGATAATGGGTGGATGCTTTACAGGTCTTAAAGCCTTCTGTGAAACATAAACCCATTATTAAGATGGTATAATCAAAAGTACCTATCCTAAATAGTAGTTCAACCCAAAATTTAATCATTTGTGTTGTTTCTATACTTTTCTGCTTTGTACTTAATAATATGGTCCCATATTTCCAGCTAAGGGAATTGTGTTAAGATTAGTAGGAGCTGCATCCCCAGTTGGGCCACTTAGCTCACCCCTGCTAGCTACGCTATGCTCCTTAGAGAAAATGGACTGGGTACTTGAGACTTTTATTAAAGTGTGGATGacaatgtgtgaaatgttaATTAGTTTATTTCACCAGATCAACAAATCATTAAGGTCATGGAAAAATACTTTATATACTGCGGCCAGATTTAGACGATCATGATTTGTGCCACCTCATTTGGGTGGTCCTTATATTTTGCTTCCCTCCTTCGCTGGAGCAtttcaataaatgtatatgtttataaCTGACACTAGCaaggtggggagggggaaaTGCAGACATAGTACTTTCGGTCTGAACGTATTTAAAAGATTTAGAGGAAGAGCTAGATGGTTGAATCCGCGCAAGTTCGAACGTCCCTCGCTGAAGTGGGctccttcccacaatgcaccacgGCAGCCTGTCTTTGAAAAGCGGCGCGGCGGATTCAAGATGGCGGAGCTGGAACAGCTTCTTGATGAGAGTGAGTAACAACAAAATCGAGGGGAGGTGTTTTTAACGGTGTCCCAGTAAGAAGACATTACAAGCCCCCCTCTTAGCCACACTAGACTCATCACACTCTTCAGCTGGCTTTGCTCTACGACTATTACAATATGCGTACGCAGCAAATATTCCTGATTTGAGTCATCATCAGCTCAGCTGTCGTACCCGCTGGCTGTTGTGAGCTGCTAGCAGCTTGTAGCTATTGCTAAAAATACAGGTGGTGGGTAGTCCCCTAACGGGTCGTTTTTAGTCCGTTGCATTACTAGATTTAAATTTGTTGTCCAAAATCATCATGTGGCAGGGTTTTGCCCGAACTGGGAAACTATTCAGAAACAGGGCAGGGGTGGTTAGAAACTAAGCTCTTATCCTTTTTCCTCTGCTCTGACTGTCTGTTTAAATTTGACAGCATTGATTGATTTCCACACAGTGGAAAGTCACAGTGTTTTTTGTAGTTACTAGTATCTGCATAAACTAACTTGTAAAGCTTCAGCAAAAAGAACTTTTGAACTGATTGACATTTCGGCAGCTTGGAAGTGGAACAGTTTTGTCAGTTTTACGTTGAGTCTTCCTAGTTTTTCCGCGACTGCTGCAGTGCAGTAGCTCGTATTTTGACTGAGAGACACAGTGTTACCGTGTTTGAACTTTagtttaacaacaaaaaaacaaaggagtCTTCAAAAATTCCATgagtataaaagaaaaaaaatattaggaaaaaaattttttggagaacttttactttttacttttttaaactggTGGAGTTTATGAGGATGAACTGTCCGACTTTTACACCACTGCAGTCAACATCTTCTTGTTTATAATTTCATTGCTGTTTTAACTCTTACAGACACACTTCTTCTCTTTCTTACACTTGTGCTtagatacatacatagataAAAAACTGTATTGATTTCAAAGGGTGTGACAGCAGACATTCAACAAACTAATGATGGAAGACTCCGGAATAACAGGGATGAGTAAATACCACCTTGAGACAGGTgtatgcaaatttaaaaaaaaggtattttctaggtgtttcattatttacatttctagaACATTAGCTGGTTTCTTTTGTATTCTGAATATATAGTCTCCGAATTGTGTATGTTGTCTGTGTTTACTTTCGGGGGACAGCTGTTAGCATAGCGGATAGATCTACTGCCTCTGGAcctacaggtttgaatcccacctccagctgtagtacccttgagcaaagtactttccctaaattgctccagtaaaattgtccagatgtataaatgggtaaatagttgaaagtagcttaacatgaTTGTAAatcgttctggagaaaagtatctgctaaatgaataaatgtaaatgtaactctaaaggaatgtgttttaatttctcaggaaaaaaaaaagaaattgctaaTGGCTTATCGAAGTGGTTAAGTGTGACATCACGCTTTGTAGTAAATATTTTCCATGAACAGCTTTCAGGACTCTTAGGcatgttcctttttttgtttgtttttttttttttggtctgggGGTGTCCTGATATAATAGAAATAAGTATTAACAGTGTTATTATTTTACCAGATTTAAGAATTTTAATCAACtattaaatatcagtttttgtgtgctagtgtaaaaaaaactttcatcttTTAATGTATTGAACCTACTTCagattattttatattattgtagTACGTTTTAAATCTACATATTTTAAAGGAAGCGAGTTGTGTAAAACTATGCTTTTGACATTGTTgacattttattctgttctttaGGCTCTTCAGCTAAGGCTCTTGTGAGTCTCAAAGGTAATGAAGATTATACATTCATGCCATAAATGTGTCAAAGTTAATAGTTTTAGCactttggctttattaaacaatTAATGTATCTATGTTGTGAAGATGCAATGTTTTGTAATACTTGACAGTCTAAGGTACATGATTTTATAGGACTACACCCTTCGTTCATGTAATGGGGTACCATATGAAAATGCATagttttttcataaaataaccGTATTATTCAGTAGAATTGCATTTTACCCACTGTTACTGGCATGATAGATATTTTATCCACTGCCTGCTGCCTTCACTCTGCAAGGCACTTggatgttttgcttttttcataataaatccAACTACTGTATAACTACTATACTGTATACTTCTAATAACATGGACAGTCTAAACCAGCCACGACAATGGTTATGCTAAATCTAACTCAACTAAAATAGATTCAGTACTATCTTTTACAACAAAACTTTAGAAACATGTAACAAATTTTAATGACATAAACAACTTTTAGAACATGAATACCCTTACTGTATGGAAAATGAAGCCTTAATATTCACGGTCATGTAGTGTGACGTATTACACGGCTCTTCTCAGCCATGTGAACTAGCAAGACAAAAGTTTCCTCATCAGGAAACATCATAATTTACAGATTGCAGAAGTTTATAGGTCTAAATACAACAGtcactaatattttttttgaaatacttcAGATATTTCTGTAATGTGTTAAAATCTCTGCTCCAGAAGGAAGTTTGGGAAATACTTGgaatgaaaaacacagtgtACCAAAATCACAGAATACAAAGGGGAGAAATGCCTTTTCTTCCTTGGAAACGGTGAGGCTGTTGTCACCTGTCTTATCttaaatttttctctttatctAAGCATATTAATTTCCAATGTATTACAGATACTCAATTTATGAGTATGGTGAACTAATTTTGTCACTTTAAAATGATAACTTTTTAAGTTCTGAGTAGTTTCTGTCATTCATAATCAGAATTCTTTTTTTGCCATTGCATTTCTTAAATAACGGGTATCCCTAAATATATGCATGGCTTTGATGGAGTGTTTTAATCTTCATGCTACAGGTTGTATGTCACTGATGTAAAGgttgtaagttttttttagcTTTAAAGATGGCTTTCATTGATTCTCTAACCTGTAAATGTTGCTGCCGTGGTTTACAGCCAA
This genomic window from Scleropages formosus chromosome 1, fSclFor1.1, whole genome shotgun sequence contains:
- the LOC114912136 gene encoding zinc finger protein 700-like isoform X1, with translation MSSLLQQREEGRHFFGDDFPVIMSEDEESLNETTDGWQEPQEDSSSAHVASGDLTEWKPVDCSESGAVSRTAAPLAESGGTQESVKNSLTDSVNHVWQHCYDTSENTPNCSYRLRSHADEKLYVCLVCSKCFCTRSQLTRHYQACIFADSEQYDKHAATELKSESEESSPSSDSCSPLMLKYTCQICFYATGSLAHFNCHLRTHRGEKPYMSRTWSHLIRHIRTCNYRDLSSLALKMQKCEFCKYATNSPYNLGVHKRIHAGQQCALAVVHNIESEVLKVDI
- the LOC114912136 gene encoding zinc finger protein 700-like isoform X2; the protein is MSSLLQQREEGRHFFGDDFPVIMSEDEESLNETTGDLTEWKPVDCSESGAVSRTAAPLAESGGTQESVKNSLTDSVNHVWQHCYDTSENTPNCSYRLRSHADEKLYVCLVCSKCFCTRSQLTRHYQACIFADSEQYDKHAATELKSESEESSPSSDSCSPLMLKYTCQICFYATGSLAHFNCHLRTHRGEKPYMSRTWSHLIRHIRTCNYRDLSSLALKMQKCEFCKYATNSPYNLGVHKRIHAGQQCALAVVHNIESEVLKVDI